The following are encoded together in the Deltaproteobacteria bacterium genome:
- a CDS encoding patatin-like phospholipase family protein, with amino-acid sequence MIKIGLALGGGGARGIAHIGVIKFLHERGIKFHCISGTSAGAIVGAIYAKHQDPHIIEQRLISMLSSKEFRSIKLDYIRGKKEEKGNIFESIRRHFFTGIFYASSLTRLSFISEETYRKLINILIEDTNIEELPVKFSAIAVDILNGTVISIDKGSIRESLMASSAIPGILPAIKKDDTLLVDGSLIDTVPIRYAKQLGADIVIAVDVSSPLDPVQKPLRGIDLVWRSNSIFRYIAKEEQLKTADIVIKPELDNIEWTDFGKYKDMIESGMNATLIQIDKLNDLIKIRG; translated from the coding sequence ATGATCAAAATAGGGCTTGCACTGGGAGGAGGGGGAGCAAGAGGCATAGCACATATAGGGGTGATTAAGTTTCTGCATGAAAGGGGAATTAAATTTCATTGTATCTCTGGAACAAGTGCAGGTGCTATTGTAGGAGCAATCTATGCCAAACATCAGGATCCACATATAATAGAGCAAAGACTCATTTCCATGTTAAGCAGTAAAGAATTCAGAAGTATAAAGCTTGATTATATTCGCGGTAAGAAAGAAGAAAAGGGCAACATCTTTGAATCGATACGAAGACATTTTTTTACAGGCATATTCTATGCCTCTTCTCTGACAAGACTTTCATTCATATCAGAAGAAACTTATAGAAAGTTAATTAATATACTTATAGAGGATACAAATATTGAAGAACTACCGGTAAAATTCTCTGCTATCGCCGTAGACATATTAAATGGTACGGTTATCAGTATAGACAAAGGAAGTATTAGAGAGTCGCTTATGGCAAGCTCTGCCATACCAGGAATCCTGCCTGCTATAAAAAAGGATGATACACTTCTTGTTGATGGAAGTCTCATAGATACTGTACCTATAAGGTATGCAAAACAGCTTGGTGCTGATATTGTAATAGCGGTTGACGTTTCATCTCCACTCGACCCAGTACAAAAACCGTTAAGAGGTATTGATCTAGTCTGGAGATCAAACTCCATATTCAGGTATATTGCAAAAGAAGAACAGCTGAAAACAGCAGATATTGTTATAAAACCAGAACTTGATAACATAGAATGGACTGATTTTGGCAAATATAAGGATATGATAGAAAGCGGAATGAATGCAACATTAATACAGATTGACAAGTTAAACGATTTAATTAAAATAAGAGGATAA
- a CDS encoding HNH endonuclease, which produces MSVLATEVLVLNKSFLPVNITTVKRAFILLYQGIARVVDDQFIVFNFNDWAQLKAEYDDDIVGIVNRVIKVPRVIVLTAYDRLPKKHVRFSRMNIFSRDKDTCQYCGRKFARAELNIDHIIPRSLGGLSTWENVVCSCVDCNKKKGGRTPEQAAMKLRRKPAKPEWTPYSVFNFRHHLYKEWAPFLNIIDASYWNVELEM; this is translated from the coding sequence ATGAGTGTTTTAGCTACAGAGGTTTTAGTTCTAAACAAATCGTTTCTTCCTGTAAACATAACAACGGTTAAGCGGGCTTTTATCCTTTTATATCAAGGTATTGCCAGAGTTGTTGATGATCAGTTCATTGTATTTAATTTTAATGATTGGGCTCAATTAAAGGCAGAATATGATGACGATATCGTAGGCATTGTCAACAGGGTTATAAAGGTACCAAGGGTTATTGTGCTTACCGCCTATGATCGCTTACCAAAAAAACACGTCCGATTTTCAAGAATGAATATTTTTTCAAGAGATAAAGATACGTGCCAATATTGTGGAAGAAAATTCGCAAGAGCAGAGTTAAATATAGATCATATAATTCCCCGTTCTCTCGGCGGCTTAAGTACATGGGAAAATGTAGTGTGCAGTTGTGTTGATTGTAATAAGAAAAAAGGCGGAAGAACACCAGAGCAGGCAGCTATGAAATTGAGAAGAAAGCCTGCAAAGCCGGAATGGACACCATACTCTGTATTCAATTTCAGGCATCATTTATATAAAGAATGGGCTCCATTCCTCAACATTATTGATGCGTCTTACTGGAATGTTGAACTGGAAATGTAA
- a CDS encoding GntR family transcriptional regulator produces the protein MSIKQIDLQKKQTLREQIADTIRDAIIKGILKPDERVAEAEMANKFNISRTPIREAMRQLESEGFIKVTPHRGAFVAPITEKDIREFYAIKSILEGYAARLACNRISEEDIRKMDDLNNKFEIVHKNGEWRAAFKLHNEFHERFLKNCGNDKLYQLLKSLTQQFQRFRIALTMSGKIEGSITQHKEIVEAFRKRDQNRVEELVKQNATYGSEVLITEILKNVKNI, from the coding sequence ATCTTCAAAAAAAACAAACATTAAGAGAACAGATAGCAGATACTATAAGAGATGCTATTATTAAAGGTATACTTAAACCCGATGAGCGTGTTGCAGAAGCTGAAATGGCTAATAAGTTCAACATAAGCAGAACACCCATAAGAGAGGCAATGAGACAACTTGAATCAGAGGGATTTATAAAAGTTACGCCTCATAGGGGTGCTTTTGTTGCACCTATAACGGAAAAAGACATTAGAGAATTTTATGCAATAAAAAGTATTCTTGAAGGATACGCTGCAAGACTTGCATGCAACAGGATATCAGAAGAAGATATCAGAAAAATGGATGATTTGAATAATAAATTTGAAATCGTTCATAAAAACGGCGAATGGCGGGCAGCTTTTAAACTGCACAATGAATTTCATGAAAGATTTTTAAAGAATTGCGGCAATGACAAACTTTATCAGCTTCTTAAATCTTTAACACAGCAATTCCAGAGATTTAGAATAGCTTTAACAATGAGCGGTAAAATAGAAGGTTCAATAACACAGCATAAAGAAATAGTGGAAGCTTTTAGAAAAAGGGATCAGAATCGAGTAGAAGAGCTTGTAAAACAGAATGCCACTTATGGAAGCGAAGTACTCATAACAGAAATATTAAAGAATGTAAAAAACATATGA